ACGCCTGGCGAAGCTGGCGCAGGTGCGGAGCTACGGAGAAGGGCGGACGATCTTCGCCGAAGGCGATCCGTCGAGCCACTTCATCACCATCGTCCAGGGCCACGTCAAGGTCGTCAAGAACACCGCCGCCGGCAAGGAGGTCATCCTCGAGCTCTTCGGCGCTGGCGAGCCGCTCGGCGTGCTCGCCGCCTACGAGGGTCACCCGTTCCCGGCCACCGCGGTCGCCACCGAGCCGACGACCTGCCTGCTGCTGCCGCGCGACGCCTTCTACGCGCTTCTCGAGGAGCATCCGTCGATGGTGCGCGGTCTGCTGGCCGGCCTCACCTTGCGGCAGATCCAGCTCACCAATCGTCTCGCCGAGCTCGGCAGCGGACGTGTCGAGTCGCGACTGGCGCGCCTGCTGTTGAAGCTCGCCGGGGAGGTCGGCACTCCGACGGCCGGGGGGACGTTCATTCCCTTGCGCTTGAAGCGTCAGGAGTTGGCCGACTTCGTCGGCACGACGGTGGAGACCGCCATCCGCATCATGAGCCGCTGGAGCAAGGGCGGCATCGTCCGGACGCGGCGCGACGGCTTCCTCCTCGTCGACCGGCCGGCGCTCGAAGCGATCGGCGCGGGCGAGAGCTGAGCCCAGAAAAACGACGAGGCCGGCGATCTCGCCGGCCTCGTTCCCGCACCCGCGTCGGAACGCGGTTACTTCTTGGCGCCGACCTCGAGATTGATCTCGACCTTGACGTCGTCGCCGAGGAGGAAGCCGCCCTGGTCGAGCGTCTTGTTCCAGCTCACACCGAAGTCCTTGCGATTGAGGCTGGTCGTGGTCGAGAAACCGGCCTTGGTGTTGCCCCACGGATCCTTGACCTCGCCGAGGTAGGTCACCGGCAGGGTGATCTCCTTGGCGACGCCGCGCATGGTGAGCGTGCCGGTCACCTGGTAGGCGTTGTCGCCGGTCTTCTTGATCGCGCTCGACTTGAAGGTCAGCGTCGGGAACTTCTCGACATCGAAGAAGTCGGCCGAGCGCAGGTGGTTGTCCCGCTGCTCGTTGCCGGTGTCGATACTCTTGGCCTGGATGGTGAATTCCACCGACGACTTGGTCGGATCGGCGTCCATGACGATGGTGCCGTCGAAGTCGCTGAAGGCGCCGCGAACGTTGCCCACCAGATGGCGGATGCTGAAGTCGACGTTCGAGTGCCCCTTGTCGATACCGTAGGTCGTGGCGGCGGCCGGTCGGGCGGCGAGGGCGGCGAGGGCGAGGATGGTGGCGGCGGCGATGCGATGAGCTCTCATGACGAGGTTCTCCTCTCGGGGTTTGGATTCGGGGCGGTGGCCCCGGGTGTCGGCGTGTCGGCGGGCGCGGTGCCGCGGCGGTGTCCGCGCACGGCATCGAGAAGGTCCACGAGTTGCGTTCGTTCGGCGGCGGAGAGCGCGGCGACGCACTGCTCGTCGACCCGAGCGACCGGCGCGTCGAGGGCGGCGAGCAGGTCGAGGCCGGCGCTCGAGATGCGGCAGAGCACCTGGCGGCGGTCCTCCCGGCAGCGCCAGCGCTCGACCCACCCTTTGGCCTCGAGCCGATCGAGCAGGCGGGTGATTCCCGGCGCCTGCTCGATCATCCGCTGCGCGATCTCGAGGGTCGGCAGGCCGGCCTCCCCGGCGCCGCGCAGGATCCGCAGCACGTTGTACTGCTGACCTGTCACGCCGTGCGGCTCGAGCGTCGCGGCGAGCTGGCGCCGGAGATGGTCGGCGGTGCGCAGCAGGCCGACGGCCGCCGCGTGGCCCACCGAACGGAAGGGGCGGTTCTGTCGGATCTCCTGCTGCAAAGGGGTCGGTGACCTTTCCACGGGAAGAAGATTATCGGACAATAAATGATTAGTCAAGCATCTTGGCAAGAAAGCCTTCAAGAGCCTTTTTTCTGAGCACTTATGCTGCCGCGACCGCGGCGCGCAACTCGCGGGCGCGAGCCTCGACCCGGTCGAAGCGGCCGGTTGCCAGTTCCTTTGCGTCGAAGAGCGGCGAGGTGAAGCCGACGGCGAAGGCTCCGGCCCGCAGGTAGGCGGCGCAGTTGTCGCGGTCGGCGCCGTTCGTCGGCACCAGTCGCAGGAACGGCAGCGGTGCGAGGCAGGCGCTGACGTAGGCCGGACCGGTCCCGGGAGCCGGGAAGAGCTTCTGCAGCGGTGCACCGGCGCGATAGGCGGTGAGCATCTCGGTGGGCGTCTGCGTCCCCGGCATCGCCGCGAGGCCACGCTCGACCGCTGAGCGCACGACCGCCGGGTCGACCACCGGCGAGACGACGAAGCGTGCGCCGGCGCCCGCGGCCTCGGCGACCTCGGCGACCGTCAGCACGGTGCCGACTCCGACGACGAGCCCGGGACGCTGCGAGAAACGGCGCACGAGGTCGAACGCGCCGGGGATGCCGAGCGTGAACTCGAGGATCCGGAAACCGCCGCGGACGGCGGCTTCCATCGCCTCGGCGGCGACGTCGCGATCGCCGGTGCGGAGGATGGCCACCGAACGTTCGACGGCGAGGTCGGCGAGAAAGTCGTCTGGGTTCACGGTGCGCTCCCGTCGGTCGGTCCGCCGGCGATCATAGCGATCCGGGAGCTCGCACGGCAGCGAGCTCCCGGATCGTCGCGGCGGGCTCAGCCCCGCTGTCGCGCCAGGACCCAGGCCGCTCCGGCGAGCAGGAGCATTCCCAGCAGCAGGCGCCCGGCGCCGCCGAGTGTCGGGACTTCGATGACGGAGAGCGACTCGAAGACGGTGGGATCGCTCGTCCCACCCACGGTCGGGTCGTCGGAAGGTGCCGTGCTGTCGTTGGCCCCGTCGCCGGTCGCGTCGAAGGAGACCTGTCCCTGGTTGGCGATCGTCTGGTGCGAGGCCACGGCAACGGCCGCATCGATGGTGATCGCCACCGACCCACCCGCCGGAATCTTGCCGTTCCAGTGGACCGTGCCGCCGCCGGTCGATGCCGTGCCGGCGGATGCGTTGGCGGCGAGCAGGTCGAGGGTCCCCGGCAGGGTGTCGACGAACTCGTCGCCGGGGTTGTCGAACTGCGCCCCGGGTCCGGCGTTGCTCATCGTGACGAGGTAGCGGACCGCCGCGTACTGCGCATAGGGACCCGAGCTGGTCAGCTCCTTGGTCGCCGAAAGCACGGCGGGTGAGATCACGGTGGTGGTGACGTTGCGGACGTTGTCGGCCGGTGTCGGGTCGGTCGTCGACGCGGCCAGCGTGGCCGTGTTGGAGACGGTGGTGATGGCATCCGGTGCGCGCACCGTCAGCGTGATCGGCGAGGCGGCGGTGTTGCTGGCCAGGGCGCCGAGCGAGCAGCTCACCAGGCCGTTGGCGCCGACCGCCGGTGTGTTGCAGCTCCAACCCGGCGCGGCGATCGACACGAAGGTCACGCCGGGCGGCAGCGGATCGGCCAGGGTGACGCCCGCGGCGAGCGTCGGGCCGAGGTTGTTCGCCGACAGGGTGTAAGCGTAGGTCTGCAACGCGATCACCGGATCGGGAGCGTCGGTCAGCGTGAGCTGCAGGTCGGGAGCGGCCCCGATGCGGTCGACGCCGACGAAGGTGTTGATCCCTCCCGGCGCCGTGACGCCGGCCGGTGGCGTCGCGGATGCCCAGGTCACGAAGACGTAGCCGCCGCCGCAGGCGATGCCGGTGTAGTCGCCGTACTTGGGGCAGCCGCGGCGAATGCTGCACGACTCTCCGGAGGGACAGGCCGGGCCGGTGGTGAAGTCGCAACGCTGGTTGGTCGAGCTGACGCCCGAGCCGTCCTGGCAGATCCCGGCGAGCTGCGGCTGGATCGAACAGCTCTCCGCGTCGCTCTGTTGGTCGGTGGCGCAGGGCCAGCCGGCTCCGCACGAGGCGTCGCCGACCCCGGAGACGTTGACCTCCGCTCCGGCGACGAGGTTGCCGCCGATCACCGAGGCGCTGCCGCGGAAGTAGGCGGTGAGGTCGTTGTTGGCGACCGTCGCGCTCCGCCGGTCGTACCAGCCGACGTGCGCCGTGCCGTTCATCGCGCAGAGCCAGGGCATGAACCGCGGCGCGTTGGATGCGGCGTTGACAGCGACCGAGCGCGGCCAGGTGGCGCCGCCGTCGGTCGAGTCCAGCACCAGCACGTCCTCGCCGGAGCCGTCGTTCTCGGCGAAGGCGAGATAGAGGTGGGAGGGGTTGGTGTCGTCGGCCGCGAGCGTATAGCTGGCGAGCGTGTTGCGGCGGTTGCAGCGGTCGAGGCCGGGGACGGGGCAGGCGACGCCGTCGTAGTTGGCGAAGACCGTCACCGGAAAGCCGGCCTGCGGCACGAGGCCGCTGGCGCACGAGCTGTACTTGTGCAGGCGGATGTCGCCGGAGCCGTTGGGGTCGTCGGCGTAGACGACGTAGACGAATCCGTCCCCGCCCACCGCCACGCGCGCCCACTTTCCGGCGGCGTCGACGGTGGCCGGTGCGGTCCAGTTGAGGCCGCCGTCCTGCGAGCAGACGATCGTCGGCAACTCGCCGCTGGTGAAGTTGCGCCAGACGGAATAGACCTGGTCGCCGCCCGGTGCGGCGTTCCACCGGTCGGCGGCGAGGTGCTCCTGATCGGGGAAGCAGGCGCCGCCGCCGGACGTCGGGCAGGTGACGGCGTTGGCGCGAAAAGGGAACGACTGGCCATTGTCGGTGGAGCGGGCGATCCCGGTGGCGCAGCCGAAATTGCCGCAGCCGGCCGTGTTGTTGATGCCGGCGAGGTAGAAAGCGCCGCTCTGGCCGAGCGCGAGCGACGGGTCGCCGAAGTTCGAGAACGGCATGGAATTCGAGACGGTGAAGCTCTGCCCGCCGTCGTGCGAGGTGCGCAGGTTGTTCTGCGAGGCGACGACGACGTGGACGCCGTCGGCCGAGGCGACGATCTCCGTTTCGGCGCCGCCTTGGGCGTAGACGTTGGTGCCCAGGTCCGACGACGCCTGCTGCGGGGCCGCCGAGGCGGCGAAGCCGGCGGGTCGCGGTCCGTCGTCGACCGGCGCGCGGCGCAGACGCTCGAGAGCGGCCGCTGTGGCGTCACCGGATCCCGGCGCGGCGAAGCGCAGGCCGGCGGCGATCGCCTGGGCATCGGCGAGCCGCTCCGCGTCGCCCCGCGGGAGGGTGATCTCGAGATGGACGATCCGCGCGCCGACGGCCACGGCGACGCTCACGAAGGTGGCTGGCACCTCGCGGACGCGCTCGAGGCGAGGCTTCGGCGAGAGCGTGCCGTCGGTCGTCCGCTGCATCGCGGGCCAGCCGCCGACGCTGCTCCAGACGACCTCGCCGCGGCCGCTCCCGGCCAGGGCGAGAAGGCGGCTCTCGGCGTCGGCGGCATCGCGCCGGACTTCGACCATCGCCACGGCACGCGCGGTCCAGGTGTCGAGCCCCGGAGTGTCCCAGGCGGAGCGGTATTCGGAGGCTCGCTGCTCGGGCAGCCCGAGGAGCTCGACCGCGTTGGAGTAGAAGCGGGGGGCGACGCTCCAGCCTGCCGGGACGAGGAGGTCGATTCCCGGAGCGAGCTCGACCGGCGGTGCGGCGGCGCGTGTCGATCCGGCGGCGAGGAGCCAAGCAGCGAGACCAAGCAAGACCCTGCGAGCACCCGGCATGAGGTGTTCCTCCCTCGACGTTGAGCCGGACCTCGAGGGACTGGTGCGCGTGGTCGCCGACGCGAGTCACCCTGGCCGGCTGGATGAGCCGTTCATCGGAACTCACGTCATTTCGCGGGAGGGGAGGACTCAGGACGGCAGCGACCGCCGATGCGGTGCCGCCGTCCCGAGGACGAACGAGGCCGCTACGGGTTGGCCGGCGGACTCGCCTCGACGGCGAGACCGGCACTCTTCCATGCGGCGAGCCCGCCGCGGAGGGCGGCGACACGCGGGAAACCCTGGTCGAGCAGCAGGAGCGCCACCCGGGCGCTCGAGTTCTCGGCGGGTCAAGTGCAGTAGGTAATGATGAGCTTCGACTTCGGAAGCTCGGGGCCGGCCTTCCCGCTGTTGTACCGATAGTAGGAGAGGGCTCCCTTGGCGTGCTCCTGGTCGTAGACCCCGGGGTCGCGCACGTCGACGAGGACCGCATCGCCGGAAGCGAGCGCCTGCTTGACCTGGTCGGTCGAGAGCCGTTCGATGTCGTCCGGGCTCTTCGGTCGCGGGCGAGGTGCATCCTGGGCCAGCGCGACAGTCGCCCCCAAGAGCGACAGCATCGCGGCAACGGCAAACCTTCGCGTCATCGACACCTCCGTGGGGACGGTGGAGTCGGCGGGGGCCGGTCCGTCCCGTTCTGAGCGGCGATCCTAGCCGGTCGCCGAGGCGGACGCGAATCGCTCTCGCCGAGCGTGCGGCTCAGCCGGCCGCCGCCGCCGACTCGGCCAGGCGCCGGCTGAGCTCGTCGGCTCGCGGGCAGTCGCAGAAGCCGCGGGCGAAGTCGAGGAAGGCCTCGACATCGGCGAAGGTGCTGGCGAGTCCGAGCGAAACGCGGACCGCGCCGGTCGACTTGTCGTCGATGCAGCGCCGGAACTCCTCGTAGGTCATCGCCTGGTGGGTGCGACGGAAGCAGCTGACGATCTCGCCCTTCGACAGTCCCAGTGCCAGCTCGCCGGCGCCGGGGTTGCAGAAGCAGCCGGTGCGCAGCGAGATCCGGCGCCGGTTCGCCTCCTCCTCGATCAGCGCGTGATCGATGAAGTGCCCTGCCGGGTCGTAGAAGTTCATCGTCACCGTGCCGCCGCGGCGCTCGGTGGTCGTCGGCCCGTAGAGATGGACGAGCGGCTCGCCATTGCGGTGGCGAAGGGCGACAAGCTCCTCGATCAGCCAGCCGGTGAGGCAGGCGACGCGCTGGTGGATCCGTTCGACCCCGACCTGTTCGAGCAGCTCGAGCCCGTGCTCGACGGCTGGCAGGATGGCGTAGTTGAGCGTGCCGTCCTCGAACGCCGCCTCGCCGGTCGCCGGAGTGAAGCGGTCGGCCTGCACCGACACGACGGTGATCGTGCCGCCGGCGAACCAGGGACGGTGAAGCTTGGCAAGCGCTTCGCGGCGAGCGATCAGGGCGCCGACACCGGTCGGATAGCCGAACATCTTGTAGAACGACATGGCGACGAAGTCGGGCTTGATCGCGGTCAGATCGAGCCGGTTGCTCGGCACGAACGCTGCGGCGTCGAGCAGCACGTCCCACCCCAGGCTCTTGGCGAGCCCGACCCACTCGAGAGGATGCTGCACGCCGGAGAAGTTGCTCTGCGCCGGGAAGGCGAAGAGGTGATGTCGGCCCGTGCGGTGGCGTTCGAGCGCGTCGGCGACCGCGGCGTCGTCGGCGCGCAGATCGGGAGGCAGCACCGGGATGTAGGTGGTGTGGGCTCCGCGGGCGCGGTCGAACTCCCGGATGCCGTTGACCGAGTTGTGGTTGTCGAAGGTCAGCAGGAAGCGGTCGCCGGGCTGGAACGGGTAGGACTCGCCGACCAGCTTGAGCGCGTGGCTGGCGTTGGCGGTGAACACCACCGCGTACTCCTCTTCGGGTGCGTTGAAAAAGCGCAGGATGCGGGCCCGGCAGCTCTCGATCAGCATGGTCGCCGCGGCGGACGTCGGGTTCGACGAGTGCGGGTTGCCGAGCACCTGCGTGAGGAGCAGCTCCATGTGCCGGCGGATCTGCGAGTCGGCGTAGAGGCCGCCTCCGGTGTAGTCGAGATAGACGTGCTGCTCGCGGTCGAGGCGCGAGTACTCGCGCCGGCGCAGCTCGTCGAGCGGAGAGGTGTCGCGGTAGCGGGGATGGCGCCGGTCGAATTCGGCGAGTCGGCGGCTGGAGTCGGAGGTCATGGCGAAGCTCCCGAAGGAGCGAACGCTATCCGGCAGCGACGCGAAGCGACAGACCCATTCGGGTGGGGGAAGGGCCCGGTGACCCCGGCGGAGTTATCATGATCCGGAAAATCCGCTTGGACGAGGCATCGAGTCGGGGGGCCCGAAGTGCCGCCGAAACAGGGTCCAGAAGGCCACCAGCCGTCCGCCGCACGCGGGGTCCGGAGCCGTCGTCCCGCCGTCGAGCTGCAGCTCGCGACGCTGCTCGCGAACCTGCCCGGGATGGCCTATCGCTGCCGCAACGACGCGGGCTGGACGATGGAGGTGGTGAGCGAGGGCGTGGCTGCGCTCACCGGCTACCCGGCCGAGTCGTTGGTCGAGAACCGCCTGCTCAGCTACGAGGAGCTGATCCACCCCGCGGACCGGGACGAGGTCCGGGCGGCCGTGGATGAGGCGTTGGCCGCCGGGAGACCGTTCGAGATGACCTATCGCATCCGGCGGAGCGACGGGTGCGAGCGGCGGGTCTGGGAGCGCGGCCGGGGAATCGCCGGGGCGAACGGCGAGGTGGCCTGGCTCGAAGGGTTCATCACCGACATCACCGAACGAGCCCAGGCGGAGGCCCTGCTGCGCACCTCGGAGGCTCGCTGGCGTGCGCTCGTCACCCACTCGCCGGCGATCATCGTCGTGCTCCAGCGCGACGGCACGATCGAGTGGATGAACCGGACGCCGACGGACGAGCCCGGCTCGGAGGTGATCGGCACCTGCCTGCTCGACTACCTGAGCGAAGGTCACAAGCTCCGCTGGAGCGATGCGCTCGACCGCGTGTGGGTCGAGCGACGGACCGATCGCTTCGACTCGATCGTCGTGCTGCCCTCGGGAGAGGAGGTCTGTTTCGAGAACCTCGTGGCGCCGGTGCTGGCGAACGGCGAGGTCGTCGCCGCCATCTGCGTCGCCATCGACGTGTCGCTGCGCCGCGAGGCCGAGCTCCGCCAGCGGCTCGGCGCCGCGGTCTTCGAAACCGCGGCGGAGGGGATCGTGATCACGGATCGTGCCGGCTCGATCGTCTCGGTCAATGCGGGATTCGAGGAGATCACCGGGTACACGGCGGCCGAGGTGCTCGGCGGGAATCCGCGAATCATCGCCTCGGGCCGGCACGACGAGGCGTTCTACGCGGCGATGTGGCAGGCGTTGGCAGCCGACGGCGCCTGGGCCGGCGAGATCTGGAATCGGCGCAAGAGCGGGCAGGTCTATCCCGAGTGGCTGTCGATCCGAGCCATCCGCGACGCCGGTGGTGAGCTGACCCACTACGTCGGGATCTTCTCCGACATCAGCGAGCGCAAGCAGAGCGAGGAACGGATCCGCTTCCTCGCGCACCACGATCCGCTCACCGAGCTCCCGAACCGGCTCTTGCTCGCCGACCGGGTCAAGCAGGCGGCCCGCCTCTCCGAGCGCGCCGGTCGCAAGGTCGGCCTGGTGTTGCTCGACCTGGATCGCTTCAAGGCGATCAACGATCGCTGTGGCCACGCCGTGGGCGATCACGTGCTCCAGGCGGTGGCGCGTCGTCTGGCCGGCACGCTGCGCGACGGCGACACGGTCTCGCGCTTCGGCGGAGACGAGTTCGTCCTCGTGCTCCCTGGGCTGCGCCACCCGGAGGATGCCGGGAGGATCGCCGGCAAGTGCCTCGAGTCGCTTTCGGTGCCGATCGTCGCCTCGGGCGCCACCTTCGAGCTCGGAGCCAGCCTCGGAATCGCCATCCTGCCGGATGACGGGCGGGGCCTGGAGGAGCTCCTGCGTCGCGCCGACACGGCGATGTACCTCGCCAAGCAATCGGGTGGCGGCTGCTTCCGTTTCTTCGGTGCCGATCTCAACCTGCGGACCTTCGAGGTCCTGAGCCTCGAGACGCGCTTGCGCCGGGGGATCGAAGAGCACGAGCTCGAAGCACGCTTCGCGCCCCGCTTGACTCTGGCGGGACACGATCTGACCGGCCTCGTGCTGCAGCCGGTCTGGCGGCATCCCGAGCTCGGCTGTCTGACGGCCGAAACGTTCATGCCGCTCGCCGAGCGCCGCGGGCTCGTGGCGCCGCTCGCGGCCTGGATGATGGAGTCGGCCGCTCTCGCCCGAGATGTCGTCGCCACCTGGAGCGGCGAGCCCGCTCCGTTGGTGTCCGTGGCCCTGCCGCGGCAGGCGCTCGAGATGGAGGAGATCCGGCTCGCCCTGGTGGCGAGCGAGCCAGCCAGGCGCGGCGGCATCGAGCTCGTCCTGCCGGCGGATCTGCTCGTCGGAGACCCGGCTTACCAGGTCCAGACCGGCCAGTTCCGCCGCGCAGGGTTTCGCATCGCCGCCGGCGAGCTGGGGCGCGCGCCGGTCTGCATCGAGTCCCTCGTGCACCTGTCGCCGAGCCGCCTGATCCTGGCCCCCGAGCGGCGCCTCGAGGTCGAGGGGGGGCGGCCTCTGGTTTCCTATCTCCGCGCCATGACCGGTCTGGCGGGTGGTCTCGGCGTGCCGCTTGCCGCCGCCGCGGTCTTCCGGAGCGATCTGCTGTCGACGCTGCTGGCCGGAGGCGTCGCGGAGGCGCACGGCGATGCGTTGGCACCGGCGGTGGGCCTCGACGAGTTGGGGGAGAAACGTTGGGTCCGCGACGGCGATCGCGAACACGGTCGAAGTGCGCGTCAGCTGTCGTAGGAGCCAAGAGCTCGCCGAATGCCGAGGGGGTCGCAGCGCTTCGAGGCCGCAATAGAGATTTGACGACCACAAGGTCTCATGGTCTTATATGTCCAGCCGCAGATGACCAAGGAGGGCCTTTCCATGACTGCATCGAGTTGGCAGGGACGGACGGCGTGGGTCGTCGCCGTCGGATTGTTGGTCGGCGTCGCGCAGGTGGCCGCGACCGCTCCCAGCCCGGCGGGAGTCGAGCGCTCCCGTGACTGCATCGCCTGCCACGAGGACGGCAGCCCGGGGATCGTCGGGCACTGGCAGGGCAGCGCTCACGCCAAGGCAGGAGTCGCCTGCTTCGACTGCCATCAGGCTGCGCCGGGGGATCCCGATGCTTTCGAGCACCACGACGCCACGATCGCCGTGGTGGTCACGCCGCGCGACTGTGCGCGCTGCCACGACAAGGAGGACGTCGAGTTCGAGGGAAGCCACCACGCCAAGGCCGGCAACATTCTCGCCTCGCTCGACAATTACCTGGCCGAGATCGTCGAGGGTTCCCGCGTCCCGTTCAATCCGCACTCGCCGACGCCAGGTCGCGACCTCTCGCCCTCCGTCAACGGGCTCGCCTCGGCCCAGTCCGGGTGCCAACAGTGTCACGGGGCGAAGGTGGCGATCCAGGCCAAGGACGGCGGACTGCTCACCGTCGACGACTTCAAGCCTGGGAAGGACGGCGCACCGACGAACCTCGCCGCCATCGCGCGGATCGCCCGCGACGCGAACGGTCGGCCGCTGCTCTCCACCGGCAGCTGGCCGAACACGGGGATCGGTCGCCTCAACCTGGACGGCTCGCTCGGCTCCTGCGCGGCCTGTCACAGCCGCCACGACTTCTCGGCCCGCCGGGCCCGTCAGCCGGAGAACTGCGGCAAGTGCCATCTCGGGCCGGATCACCCGCAGAAGGAGATCTACGAGGAATCGAAGCACGGTGTGGCCTTTCGTGACCTCAAGGACAGCCTCAAGCTCGACGGCAAGACCTGGGTCCTCGGAAAGGACTACACCGCCGCGCCGACCTGCGCGACCTGCCACATGTCGGCCAATGCCAGCGGTCTCGCGGTGACGCACGACCCGGGAGAGCGGATCTCCTGGACGAATCGACCGCCGATCTCGCAGGCGATGGACACCGATGCGGCGCACCGGGTCGTCACCGAGACCGATCCGGCCAAGCGGGCTGCCGTCGTCCGAGACACTGCCGGCGCCAAGCGCGATCGGATGAAGCTCGTCTGCACGACCTGTCACGCCCCGAGCTACGTCGACTCGTTCTACCGGCAGTACGACGACCTCGTCGTGCTCTACAACGAGAAGTTCGCCAAGCCGGGCAAGGCGATCATGGACGAGCTCGGCAAGCAGGGGCTGATCACCAAGAAGCAATTCGACGAACGCATCGAATGGGACTGGTACTTCCTCTGGCACCACGAAGGCCGGCGGGCACGGCACGGCGCCTCGATGATGGCGCCCGACTACACGCACTGGCACGGGATGTACGAGGTGGCCGATCGCTTCTACCAGTCGCTGATTCCGGAAGCGCGGGAGATCGCCCGCGAGGCGGCCGAGCACGGGAAGACGGCGGAGGCCGCCGCCGTCCAAGCGGTGATCGACGCGATCCTGGCGCGGCCGGAGCACGCCTGGAGCAACCCCGAGCCGGCACCGGCGGCGCCGAAGCCCTGAGGGCGGACCCGGGAAGGGCGCCCGTTCCACCGCGGTGGGGCGGGCGCCTAGCCGCGGCGCAGCTCGCGGCCGGCGGCCTTGATCTCGCCGAGGATCGCGGCGAGGTCGGCGTCCTCGAGGTCGGGATTCACGCACACCAGCCGGATCGCCCTCGTTCCGCGCACGACACCGTGGCCGATCTTCAGACGTCCGTCGCGGTCGAGGCGATCGCAGACCGCGTCGCTCGGCGCGCCGCGGACCACGAAGCAGACGTTGATCGACGGCGGCTCCTCGACCAGCTCGAGCTCCGGATCGGCGGCGATCCGCTCGGCAGCGCGGCGGGCCAGCCCGAGCTGGCGGGCGAGGCGCTGGTCCCATCCGCGGTCGCCGAGCCGCAGCCAGGCGGCCCAGAGCTTGAGGGCGTCGTTGCGCCGTCCGCACTGGATCGACCGGTGGCCGGGATTGAGCGCCTCCTCGTCCGCCTGAAACAGGTAGTCGGCCGTCTCGTCGAGGCTTCCGGCGAGTGCCCCCGGACGCGCCACGATGAGCGCCGAACACTGCAACGGCACGCCCATCATCTTGTGTGGGTCCCAGGTG
This genomic window from Holophagales bacterium contains:
- a CDS encoding YceI family protein, which translates into the protein MRAHRIAAATILALAALAARPAAATTYGIDKGHSNVDFSIRHLVGNVRGAFSDFDGTIVMDADPTKSSVEFTIQAKSIDTGNEQRDNHLRSADFFDVEKFPTLTFKSSAIKKTGDNAYQVTGTLTMRGVAKEITLPVTYLGEVKDPWGNTKAGFSTTTSLNRKDFGVSWNKTLDQGGFLLGDDVKVEINLEVGAKK
- a CDS encoding rhodanese-like domain-containing protein, yielding MTRRFAVAAMLSLLGATVALAQDAPRPRPKSPDDIERLSTDQVKQALASGDAVLVDVRDPGVYDQEHAKGALSYYRYNSGKAGPELPKSKLIITYCT
- a CDS encoding aminotransferase class V-fold PLP-dependent enzyme: MTSDSSRRLAEFDRRHPRYRDTSPLDELRRREYSRLDREQHVYLDYTGGGLYADSQIRRHMELLLTQVLGNPHSSNPTSAAATMLIESCRARILRFFNAPEEEYAVVFTANASHALKLVGESYPFQPGDRFLLTFDNHNSVNGIREFDRARGAHTTYIPVLPPDLRADDAAVADALERHRTGRHHLFAFPAQSNFSGVQHPLEWVGLAKSLGWDVLLDAAAFVPSNRLDLTAIKPDFVAMSFYKMFGYPTGVGALIARREALAKLHRPWFAGGTITVVSVQADRFTPATGEAAFEDGTLNYAILPAVEHGLELLEQVGVERIHQRVACLTGWLIEELVALRHRNGEPLVHLYGPTTTERRGGTVTMNFYDPAGHFIDHALIEEEANRRRISLRTGCFCNPGAGELALGLSKGEIVSCFRRTHQAMTYEEFRRCIDDKSTGAVRVSLGLASTFADVEAFLDFARGFCDCPRADELSRRLAESAAAAG
- a CDS encoding MarR family transcriptional regulator, producing MERSPTPLQQEIRQNRPFRSVGHAAAVGLLRTADHLRRQLAATLEPHGVTGQQYNVLRILRGAGEAGLPTLEIAQRMIEQAPGITRLLDRLEAKGWVERWRCREDRRQVLCRISSAGLDLLAALDAPVARVDEQCVAALSAAERTQLVDLLDAVRGHRRGTAPADTPTPGATAPNPNPERRTSS
- a CDS encoding 2-dehydro-3-deoxyphosphogluconate aldolase gives rise to the protein MNPDDFLADLAVERSVAILRTGDRDVAAEAMEAAVRGGFRILEFTLGIPGAFDLVRRFSQRPGLVVGVGTVLTVAEVAEAAGAGARFVVSPVVDPAVVRSAVERGLAAMPGTQTPTEMLTAYRAGAPLQKLFPAPGTGPAYVSACLAPLPFLRLVPTNGADRDNCAAYLRAGAFAVGFTSPLFDAKELATGRFDRVEARARELRAAVAAA
- a CDS encoding Crp/Fnr family transcriptional regulator, coding for MLGSVDDWLARSEIYRRLKLEDRARLAKLAQVRSYGEGRTIFAEGDPSSHFITIVQGHVKVVKNTAAGKEVILELFGAGEPLGVLAAYEGHPFPATAVATEPTTCLLLPRDAFYALLEEHPSMVRGLLAGLTLRQIQLTNRLAELGSGRVESRLARLLLKLAGEVGTPTAGGTFIPLRLKRQELADFVGTTVETAIRIMSRWSKGGIVRTRRDGFLLVDRPALEAIGAGES
- a CDS encoding DUF11 domain-containing protein, producing the protein MPGARRVLLGLAAWLLAAGSTRAAAPPVELAPGIDLLVPAGWSVAPRFYSNAVELLGLPEQRASEYRSAWDTPGLDTWTARAVAMVEVRRDAADAESRLLALAGSGRGEVVWSSVGGWPAMQRTTDGTLSPKPRLERVREVPATFVSVAVAVGARIVHLEITLPRGDAERLADAQAIAAGLRFAAPGSGDATAAALERLRRAPVDDGPRPAGFAASAAPQQASSDLGTNVYAQGGAETEIVASADGVHVVVASQNNLRTSHDGGQSFTVSNSMPFSNFGDPSLALGQSGAFYLAGINNTAGCGNFGCATGIARSTDNGQSFPFRANAVTCPTSGGGACFPDQEHLAADRWNAAPGGDQVYSVWRNFTSGELPTIVCSQDGGLNWTAPATVDAAGKWARVAVGGDGFVYVVYADDPNGSGDIRLHKYSSCASGLVPQAGFPVTVFANYDGVACPVPGLDRCNRRNTLASYTLAADDTNPSHLYLAFAENDGSGEDVLVLDSTDGGATWPRSVAVNAASNAPRFMPWLCAMNGTAHVGWYDRRSATVANNDLTAYFRGSASVIGGNLVAGAEVNVSGVGDASCGAGWPCATDQQSDAESCSIQPQLAGICQDGSGVSSTNQRCDFTTGPACPSGESCSIRRGCPKYGDYTGIACGGGYVFVTWASATPPAGVTAPGGINTFVGVDRIGAAPDLQLTLTDAPDPVIALQTYAYTLSANNLGPTLAAGVTLADPLPPGVTFVSIAAPGWSCNTPAVGANGLVSCSLGALASNTAASPITLTVRAPDAITTVSNTATLAASTTDPTPADNVRNVTTTVISPAVLSATKELTSSGPYAQYAAVRYLVTMSNAGPGAQFDNPGDEFVDTLPGTLDLLAANASAGTASTGGGTVHWNGKIPAGGSVAITIDAAVAVASHQTIANQGQVSFDATGDGANDSTAPSDDPTVGGTSDPTVFESLSVIEVPTLGGAGRLLLGMLLLAGAAWVLARQRG